From a region of the Neobacillus niacini genome:
- a CDS encoding ABC transporter substrate-binding protein, with product MKKWLTLIILLGLVGFAFFTLSGKSPDNEKSTKRVELTFLRNLANPAFNQAYEEMVAAFEATHPTIKINMQSMHWGSEYELRLRTELAAGNHPDIMAIDSPNLALYANSGSLLSIDSYMKEEGNIEDIPEGVLKGLTYKDEIYLAPIVESSIALFYNMNIFRDAGIPFPSGNPENPLTWNEVLEIAKKINNPAKGVIGLDPAQGFNVGEGPAYFKMPILWQFGADVISPDGSTAEGYLNSKEALEALQFYQDLYFKHRVAAVEMPPTPLETDKLGMTVLGSWAISELQQTPGFVLGEDFGVAPLPKGQYQVVPNGGWALGISSKTKHPEEAWEFVKFATGYEGSKLFVAISGDLPARYSVAKDFPELNEYPKNIFVQQDQNYSKSRPVTPAYPVISEAIKDLFEDVGLEGKNVEEAANIAVEKINNGLKDIKK from the coding sequence GTGAAGAAATGGTTAACACTCATCATTCTTTTGGGTTTAGTGGGATTTGCCTTTTTTACTTTATCAGGTAAAAGTCCAGATAATGAGAAATCGACAAAACGAGTTGAGCTGACCTTTTTACGGAATCTAGCAAATCCAGCGTTTAATCAGGCCTATGAAGAGATGGTTGCTGCTTTTGAAGCAACGCACCCCACTATTAAGATTAACATGCAATCGATGCACTGGGGAAGTGAATACGAATTAAGATTGCGTACTGAACTGGCGGCAGGAAACCATCCTGATATTATGGCGATTGATAGTCCGAACCTCGCTCTTTATGCAAATTCTGGTTCGCTATTATCGATTGATTCCTATATGAAAGAGGAAGGGAATATTGAAGATATTCCTGAAGGAGTATTAAAGGGGTTAACCTATAAAGATGAAATTTACCTTGCGCCCATTGTAGAATCGAGCATTGCCTTATTTTACAATATGAATATTTTCAGGGACGCTGGAATCCCTTTTCCTTCAGGAAATCCTGAAAATCCATTGACGTGGAATGAAGTGCTGGAGATTGCTAAAAAAATCAACAATCCTGCAAAAGGTGTGATAGGATTAGACCCGGCGCAAGGATTTAATGTCGGAGAAGGTCCTGCTTATTTTAAAATGCCGATCCTTTGGCAGTTTGGAGCAGATGTAATAAGTCCAGATGGATCAACCGCAGAGGGGTATCTCAATTCTAAAGAAGCATTAGAAGCCTTGCAATTTTATCAAGATTTATATTTTAAGCATCGAGTAGCGGCGGTTGAAATGCCTCCGACTCCTCTTGAAACAGACAAGCTTGGGATGACGGTATTGGGCTCTTGGGCGATATCAGAATTGCAGCAAACTCCTGGTTTTGTGCTAGGAGAAGATTTTGGAGTCGCCCCGCTGCCAAAGGGGCAATATCAAGTGGTCCCGAATGGCGGCTGGGCGCTTGGGATATCATCCAAAACCAAGCATCCAGAGGAAGCATGGGAATTTGTGAAATTCGCTACAGGGTATGAGGGTTCGAAATTGTTCGTGGCAATCTCCGGTGACTTACCTGCAAGATATTCCGTAGCAAAAGACTTTCCTGAACTCAATGAATATCCAAAAAATATCTTTGTCCAACAAGACCAAAACTACTCGAAAAGTCGACCAGTAACTCCAGCCTATCCAGTCATCAGCGAAGCGATTAAGGATCTATTTGAAGATGTCGGGCTAGAAGGAAAAAATGTCGAAGAAGCCGCAAACATAGCTGTCGAGAAGATTAATAATGGTTTAAAGGATATCAAGAAGTAA
- a CDS encoding nuclease-related domain-containing protein — translation MILKVLRILNKRMKLTEDDQRYYQNQEKGFQGEVQFDVLTEKLKRSCHILNDLQLEHNKSSFQLDSSLIFQETYSLFDVKNFEGEYVYGDEYFKTPSGRDIQNPLDQLKRGKLLLSNLLQSLGSKLTIEAYVIFINPQFTLYQTPPDLPFILPTKLDSFMKKLDQKPSRLNQSHVNLADKLISLHQTVPPKIQVPNYSYETLKKGLTCCKCDSFSVTIVGKKLICGKCGGEEMVTVAVMRNVEEFKLLFPERKITTNVIHEWCGVVDSRKRISRVLGKNLKITGLGQWAFYE, via the coding sequence TTGATATTAAAGGTTTTGCGTATTTTAAACAAACGAATGAAATTAACTGAGGATGATCAAAGGTACTATCAAAACCAAGAGAAAGGTTTTCAAGGGGAAGTACAGTTTGATGTCTTGACGGAGAAGCTAAAGCGTAGCTGCCATATTTTGAACGATTTGCAGCTGGAGCATAACAAGTCTAGTTTTCAACTGGATTCATCCCTCATATTTCAAGAGACCTATTCCCTTTTTGATGTGAAGAATTTCGAAGGTGAGTACGTTTATGGTGATGAATATTTTAAAACACCAAGCGGACGAGATATCCAGAACCCGCTTGACCAACTAAAACGAGGTAAGTTATTACTAAGTAATCTTCTTCAATCGCTTGGAAGTAAGCTTACCATTGAAGCCTACGTCATCTTCATTAACCCCCAGTTTACGTTATATCAAACTCCACCTGACCTGCCTTTTATACTTCCGACCAAACTGGACAGCTTTATGAAGAAATTAGACCAGAAGCCTTCACGGCTCAATCAGTCGCATGTAAATCTAGCGGACAAGCTCATTTCATTGCACCAAACAGTACCTCCCAAAATCCAGGTTCCTAACTATAGCTATGAGACGTTGAAAAAAGGGTTAACCTGCTGCAAATGTGACTCATTTTCAGTGACGATAGTTGGGAAGAAATTGATCTGTGGTAAATGTGGAGGCGAAGAAATGGTAACAGTCGCCGTAATGCGCAATGTAGAAGAATTCAAGCTTCTGTTTCCCGAGAGAAAAATCACGACAAACGTTATTCATGAATGGTGTGGCGTAGTCGATTCTAGGAAAAGAATAAGCAGAGTTCTGGGAAAGAACCTTAAAATTACAGGTCTTGGCCAATGGGCATTTTATGAATGA
- a CDS encoding ABC transporter permease yields MPVSKPAAATKLSKNLTYIKKNYILYLLIAPAVILTIIFKYIPIYGATIAFKDFSPIRGITGSEWVGFKHFTSFLTSPNFIEILMNTIKLSSFELLIGFPIPIILALMLNQLRKSSVKKNIQLALYAPHFISVVVVSGMVFLFLSPVGPINALLSTFLDKPISFMSDPDYFRSIYIWSGVWQGAGWASIVYVAALANVDPQLHEAATLDGASLLQRIWHIDLPTLKPVMAVLFILAAGGIMGIGFEKAYLLQTPMNSPSSEIIATYVYKRGLLAGDYSFATAVGLFNAVVNVILLGVVNQVVKKLNEGEGLV; encoded by the coding sequence ATACCGGTTAGTAAACCAGCAGCAGCAACAAAACTAAGCAAAAACCTGACTTACATTAAAAAGAACTACATTCTTTATTTGCTTATTGCTCCTGCCGTTATTCTTACAATTATCTTTAAGTACATCCCCATATACGGGGCGACGATTGCCTTTAAAGATTTTAGTCCGATCCGGGGGATTACGGGGAGTGAGTGGGTAGGTTTTAAACATTTTACAAGTTTCCTAACGTCGCCTAATTTCATCGAAATATTAATGAACACGATTAAGCTAAGTTCCTTTGAACTTTTGATAGGATTTCCTATTCCTATTATATTGGCTCTTATGTTAAACCAACTCCGAAAATCGAGTGTGAAAAAGAATATTCAATTAGCCCTCTATGCACCACATTTCATATCAGTAGTGGTGGTTTCGGGAATGGTCTTTCTTTTTCTATCACCGGTTGGACCTATTAATGCATTGTTATCAACATTTCTAGATAAGCCGATTTCATTCATGTCTGACCCGGATTATTTTAGATCCATCTACATCTGGTCGGGAGTTTGGCAAGGTGCAGGCTGGGCTTCGATTGTTTATGTTGCCGCACTTGCGAACGTTGACCCGCAGCTTCATGAAGCTGCGACACTTGACGGGGCATCACTTCTTCAACGAATCTGGCATATTGATCTTCCAACGCTTAAGCCAGTAATGGCCGTATTGTTTATCTTAGCGGCTGGAGGCATTATGGGAATTGGTTTTGAAAAAGCTTATTTATTGCAAACACCAATGAATTCGCCATCATCAGAAATTATCGCTACTTATGTTTACAAACGAGGGCTGCTAGCAGGTGATTATTCGTTTGCAACCGCAGTTGGATTATTTAATGCCGTTGTGAATGTAATTTTACTCGGGGTTGTCAATCAAGTGGTTAAGAAACTAAACGAAGGCGAAGGACTCGTTTAA
- a CDS encoding carbohydrate ABC transporter permease, whose translation MNNQIKHPKGDRILLLTNNILLTIIVLAIVGPLLYVFLSSFLEPNAIIRKGLSLNASDWSLEGYTRLFTDDTIVRGFINSLLYSTGFTIVTVLVCLFAGYTLSVEGLVGKKVFMVFFLFTMFFGGGLIPTYFVIRDLGMLNTIWAIILPGAVNVWFIILARTYFKAVPNELKEAARIDGASDLKIFFKIILPLSKPIIFVLALYAFIGQWNAYFDAMIYLDDRELHPLQLVLRSILIQNEVQPGMVADVEARNELMRISEMIRYSSIVIASLPLLIMYPFFQKYFEKGVMVGSLK comes from the coding sequence ATGAACAACCAAATCAAACATCCAAAGGGCGACCGAATTCTTCTTTTGACCAATAATATTCTACTAACCATTATCGTTCTTGCCATTGTGGGGCCACTATTATATGTCTTTTTATCGTCTTTCCTAGAACCGAATGCAATCATTCGAAAAGGACTATCGTTAAATGCCTCTGATTGGTCATTAGAAGGTTATACGCGACTCTTTACGGATGACACCATTGTGAGAGGATTTATAAATTCACTTCTTTATTCAACTGGATTTACGATTGTGACCGTTCTCGTTTGTCTCTTTGCCGGATACACGTTATCGGTAGAAGGCTTAGTTGGGAAAAAAGTATTTATGGTTTTCTTCTTATTTACCATGTTTTTTGGAGGAGGATTAATCCCGACTTATTTTGTTATTCGTGATTTAGGGATGCTGAATACAATTTGGGCCATTATCCTGCCTGGTGCTGTTAATGTCTGGTTTATTATTCTCGCTAGAACATATTTTAAAGCGGTTCCAAATGAGCTGAAGGAAGCAGCAAGAATCGATGGCGCCTCCGATTTAAAAATCTTTTTTAAAATCATTTTACCTTTATCGAAACCGATTATCTTTGTACTAGCTTTATATGCCTTCATTGGACAATGGAACGCCTACTTCGATGCGATGATATACCTGGATGATCGAGAATTACATCCGCTGCAATTAGTATTGCGTTCGATTTTGATTCAAAACGAGGTACAGCCAGGAATGGTTGCGGATGTAGAGGCAAGGAACGAGCTAATGAGGATTTCAGAGATGATCCGCTATTCATCGATTGTGATTGCAAGTTTACCGTTATTGATTATGTACCCATTCTTCCAAAAGTATTTTGAAAAGGGAGTAATGGTTGGTTCTCTAAAATAA
- a CDS encoding ABC transporter substrate-binding protein has translation MKKRMLTTASALLLSGSLLLTGCTSKSGGSESFSSKDYGLKDVTFPLKEEKTLKIMTSSSPLAPEDPNEKLIFQRLEDQTGVKIDWRNYTTDIFNEKRNLAIASGELPDAIFNSGFSDYELLKHAKDGVIVPVEDLIQYMPNLQAVLEKAPQYKSMMTAPDGHIYAFPWIEELGEGKESIHSLDAFPWINMEWLNKLGLEVPKTTEELKQVLIAFKTQDPNGNGEADEIPMSFIINDGGQDPHSLFGAFGLGDNWDFTVVTNDGEVKLTAADESYKKAISWFNDLYNEGLIDIEAFEHDWNTYLAKGRDKKYGLYFTWDKGNITGMGDDYDLLAPLKGPEGHQNVARTNGMGFDRSRLVVTSANKNLELTAKWIDQLYDPSQSVQNNWGTYGDEKQQNIFGMDEATKMLKHLPLEGTAPVELREKTSVGGPLAILDSYYGTVTTKPDDAAWRLNLMKEVMVPYMEADNIYPRVFFSIEDLDRLSVIETDMFAFIKRKRAEWIANGGVEKEWNDYLAELDRLGLQEWLEIKQKGYDRNQE, from the coding sequence ATGAAAAAAAGAATGCTTACAACCGCTTCAGCTCTACTGCTTTCAGGGTCATTACTTTTAACTGGCTGTACCAGCAAAAGCGGCGGCAGCGAAAGTTTCTCTTCTAAGGATTATGGGCTTAAGGATGTAACCTTCCCATTGAAAGAGGAAAAAACCTTAAAGATTATGACATCCAGTTCACCATTAGCTCCTGAGGATCCAAATGAAAAGTTAATTTTTCAACGATTAGAAGATCAAACGGGTGTGAAAATTGATTGGAGAAACTATACAACTGATATCTTTAATGAAAAACGTAATTTAGCAATTGCCAGCGGTGAGCTTCCAGACGCTATCTTTAATTCAGGTTTTAGCGATTATGAATTATTGAAGCATGCAAAGGATGGAGTCATTGTTCCGGTTGAAGATTTAATTCAGTATATGCCAAACTTACAAGCTGTTCTTGAAAAAGCACCACAATACAAATCAATGATGACGGCGCCTGATGGTCATATCTATGCATTCCCATGGATTGAGGAGTTAGGTGAAGGAAAAGAAAGTATTCACTCCCTTGATGCATTTCCATGGATTAATATGGAATGGTTAAACAAATTAGGGTTAGAAGTTCCAAAAACAACCGAAGAGTTAAAGCAAGTATTAATCGCTTTTAAAACACAGGATCCAAATGGTAATGGTGAAGCGGACGAGATTCCAATGTCATTCATTATTAATGACGGCGGACAAGATCCACATTCTTTATTTGGTGCATTTGGTCTAGGTGATAACTGGGATTTCACGGTTGTCACGAACGATGGAGAAGTAAAACTTACGGCGGCTGATGAAAGCTATAAAAAGGCCATTAGCTGGTTCAACGATTTATACAATGAAGGACTAATCGATATCGAGGCATTTGAACATGATTGGAATACGTATCTAGCAAAAGGCCGAGACAAAAAATATGGTTTGTACTTCACATGGGATAAAGGAAATATCACTGGAATGGGCGATGATTACGATCTGTTAGCTCCATTAAAAGGTCCAGAAGGACATCAGAATGTTGCGAGAACAAATGGAATGGGCTTTGACCGCTCGCGTTTAGTGGTAACATCGGCAAATAAAAACCTTGAATTAACAGCGAAGTGGATTGACCAGCTTTATGATCCATCTCAATCCGTACAAAATAACTGGGGTACGTATGGTGACGAAAAGCAACAAAACATTTTTGGGATGGATGAGGCAACAAAAATGTTAAAACACCTTCCATTAGAAGGTACCGCTCCAGTTGAATTAAGAGAAAAAACATCTGTCGGCGGGCCATTAGCGATCTTAGACAGCTACTACGGTACTGTCACTACAAAACCAGATGATGCTGCTTGGAGATTGAACTTAATGAAAGAAGTAATGGTTCCTTACATGGAAGCCGATAATATTTACCCACGTGTATTTTTCTCAATTGAGGACCTCGATCGACTTTCTGTAATCGAAACGGATATGTTTGCTTTTATTAAGAGAAAGCGTGCGGAATGGATTGCAAATGGCGGTGTTGAAAAAGAATGGAATGATTATCTAGCAGAATTAGATCGACTTGGACTACAAGAATGGCTAGAGATTAAGCAAAAAGGTTACGATCGAAATCAGGAATAA